Proteins from a single region of Argiope bruennichi chromosome 6, qqArgBrue1.1, whole genome shotgun sequence:
- the LOC129972228 gene encoding DNA-binding transcriptional regulator BolA-like: MSKLLNISSFVRNYKIFSCLPSSLKNVALFSSQSSEEFIENVVKNKLRNALQPEFIEVVNESARHNVPRGSASHIRVTIVSPLFNNKNLVQRHRLVNAALQEELKGPIHALSIVAVSSSEVTEKGPEKTESPPCRGGSGL; the protein is encoded by the exons ATGTCTAAACTTTTAAACATCAGTA gctTTGTtcggaattataaaattttttcatgccTCCCATCATCATTGAAAAATGTTGCATTATTTTCCTCCCAGTCATCTGAG gAATTCATAGAAAATGTTGTGAAAAACAAGCTTAGGAATGCTTTGCAg cCTGAATTTATAGAAGTTGTTAATGAAAGTGCACGACATAATGTTCCTAGAG gATCTGCCTCTCATATAAGAGTAACAATTGTTTCTCCTCTATTTAACAACAAGAATCTTGTACAG AGGCATCGTTTAGTTAATGCTGCTCTTCAAGAAGAGTTAAAAGGCCCCATTCATGCCCTATCTATTGTT GCCGTTTCTTCTTCTGAGGTAACAGAGAAGGGACCAGAAAAAACAGAATCACCTCCTTGTAGAGGAGGTTCAGGCCTTTAA